From the Primulina tabacum isolate GXHZ01 chromosome 3, ASM2559414v2, whole genome shotgun sequence genome, one window contains:
- the LOC142538760 gene encoding uncharacterized protein LOC142538760, producing MEDWWKFLWALSIPPKVRIFCWRAVLDIIPTEQNLLAYHVPSSVFMCPLIKPCWNGTSFWPTLKRNLSKIDFERFVVRAWATWNERLSLVHKKKEFVGGTNSDWSEIFLTDFHLARKSLYSAAGEIKCLSPATWMGPPEDKLRFDVDAAYNEGSNSFAIGGVVRNHEGQPVMAFGRKIDKPQSVTYAEFLAIEGGLQISIERNLPIHQMTSDSFLVVQAVISLEENFSYVGSKAKDIRILMDSHSITHLSHVRRSANVVAHFIAAFASSSPSHFVWEVGDFPLWLIHLVTKDLFTSQ from the exons ATGGAAGACTGGTGGAAATTCCTCTGGGCTCTTTCGATCCCTCCGAAAGTACGGATATTCTGTTGGAGAGCGGTTCTGGATATAATACCCACAGAACAAAATCTTTTAGCGTATCATGTTCCATCCTCAG TATTCATGTGCCCTTTAATAAAACCTTGCTGGAATGGGACGAGCTTCTGGCCAACTTTGAAAAGG AATCTCAGTAAGATCGACTTTGAGAGGTTTGTGGTGCGAGCTTGGGCAACATGGAATGAAAGACTAAGCCTGGTACATAAGAAAAAGGAGTTTGTTGGAGGAACTAATAGTGATTGGAGCGAGATCTTTCTTACCGATTTCCATCTTGCTCGGAAATCTTTATATTCTGCAGCCGGAGAAATCAAGTGCCTCTCTCCTGCGACTTGGATGGGGCCACCCGAAGATAAACTTAGATTTGATGTTGATGCTGCCTATAACGAGGGTTCTAATAGCTTTGCAATTGGAGGGGTGGTTAGAAACCACGAGGGACAACCTGTGATGGCTTTTGGTAGAAAGATTGACAAACCACAGTCTGTTACATATGCTGAGTTTCTTGCTATTGAAGGTGGACTACAGATTTCTATTGAGCGAAACCTTCCTATTCATCAGATGACATCAGATTCTTTTCTAGTGGTGCAAGCAGTCATTAGCCTGGAAGAGAACTTCAGTTATGTAGGGTCCAAAGCTAAAGACATTAGAATTCTTATGGACTCTCATAGTATCACTCACTTGAGCCATGTGCGACGATCAGCCAATGTAgttgcacattttattgctgctTTTGCTAGTTCATCTCCATCCCATTTTGTATGGGAGGTTGGAGATTTTCCTCTTTGGTTAATTCATCTAGTAACAAAAGACTTATTTACTTCTCAATAA